In the genome of Agelaius phoeniceus isolate bAgePho1 chromosome 31, bAgePho1.hap1, whole genome shotgun sequence, the window GGGATATTGGGATTTCAGGATGTGCTAATGATGATTTTCTGCCGTTCCGGGAGAGACACAGAGTTCAGGCACTTCCATATCTCAAAACTGCAACACCCAAAcatccaaaatcccaaatcttgGATCTGAGGCAACACCCAAACACCCAAAATCCCAAGTTCTGTATCTCAGGGACTGGGAACTCTCTGCTTGATGacaatttgggatttgggaagttGGGATGTTGTGGTGTTGGGACCCCAGGGGGacaaagctgctgctccctctccccaCACCAGCCACTCTCCTGCCCCTAAAAGTGAGTTTTGAAAGAATTTTGCAACTCTTTGCAACTCAGGGTGTTCCTGTGGGTTCCTGGGCACCTCCCAGCAGGTCCTGGGCTGTTTCTCCTCCGGTTCATGGATCCCTGGCTGAGCCTGGACCTTGGGGACAGCTGGACAGGGAGGTTCTCCTGCAAGGACACCTGCAGAGCCACCAAAGTGGTGCCAGCACCTGTCCCTGTGAGCCCCTTGTCCCTCAGTGCCTCCAGTGACCACTCACACCTGGGGGTCACCCCTGGCTCAGGCCACCTTGGAACACCCTGTCCCCCATCCTTGTCCCCCATCCTTGtccccctggcacctccagggtGACCAAAGTGACCCAAGGAGGTTTCCTGAAGTTGCACCAAAATTCTGCAACGCCGCGGCCACCCCCGGACACCCCGTTGTGAAATGTGCCCGATGTCCCCAGATGTCCTGTTCTGCAGCAGAACGTGCCTGTTGTGAAAGCAGAGcaccccagcagccagggctgggggctggggatggaatCCTGGGGTCCTTTCACTTGGGAAAGGCCTCCAAGAtggagtccaacctgtgacctgTCCCCACCTGGTCACCCAGACCAATGTCCAACCTGTGACCTGTCCCCACCTGGTCACCAATGTCCAACCTGTGACCTGTCCCCACCTGGTCACCCAGACCAATGTCCAGCCTGTGACCTGTCCCCTCCTGGTCACCAATGTCCAACCTGTGACCTGTCCCCACCTGGTCACCCAGACCAATATCCAGCtcttccttggacacctccagggatggggactccaagcCTCCATGGCCTGGTTGCCCTTTCCAGGAGGAAATTCCTGTTGAAAGGAGCTCCTGAACTAGGCCTAGGCCTTGTTTTGGCCTCCAAAACCAGGAGGGCAAAGACCAACCTGAGACCAACCATGACGAGAccagcctgagctgggctggtcaAACCAACCCCAGACAAGCGTGCTGAGTCAGCAGGCAGCTCATTTTGATgaggaaatgcaggaaaatcTCGTTTTTCTCCCCAGCTTGGCAGCTCGGAGCTGCCAGGCCCGCGCTGGGCCTCTGCCAGGCCGAGaaacaacaacacaaaaaaagccacaaaatccAGGACAGAGCCCTGGAAAGCGAAATAAATATTCGCCTTTGAGCCAcacctgggctctgcagctcagggcacacctggggtgGGGACAAACCGCCCTTGGCATGGATGTAACGGAGCTcgtggagctgggccaggccgGGAACACGCCCGGATCGTCTTTCATGGACGGCTGGTTGCCGCAGGCTGGGGACGTTCCCGGTGCCACCTGTGCCCCGTGTgacacagccagccctgccaggagcgGGTGGCACTCGGTGTTCTGCTCTGGTGAAGGGTCAAAGGTCGGGCTTGGtgattttggaggtttttggCAAGtcctggggcactgggatggaccAAGggtggggacattttggggatgagcagggcagggggtgaccTTCACACCCTGGCATCAGCAAACAAccctggaaaggaggaaaattgagaaaaatcccaaaagtgGAAGAACCCCAAAggtggaaaaaatcccaaatgtgAAAGGACCCCGAATGTGGAAAAATCTCAGATGTAGAAGAATCCCAAAGGTGGAAGAACCCCAAAGGTGGAAGAATCCCAAATGTGGAAAAATCCCAGATGTGGAAGAATCCCGAGGGAAGGGGCTtttgcccagagctgctggcgAATCCCagcaggtgaggggacagggccaCCCCCACCTGAGCCGGTGACACCCCGAGCTTGCGGGAAAAGCCACAGAGCCCCTTTTGGGGAACTTCCCGGAGCCTTGAGCAATGCCAGGGGCCGTGTGGGGCCAGCCAGGAACGGGATGGGGACATTTCACAACGGGGACGCTTCATGGCTGGGCTATAAGAGACACCGAGGTGGCACCGGCCCTGCACCCGCCCCAGGGGACCTCGCTGCGGTGACAAGATGAGCAAGGCAAGTGCAGGGGGGGTATCTGGGGTGTCCGTGCTCTTTTCCAGGTCATCCCAGGTGTGAGGATCCTCAGGGGGCTTCTCTCCATCTCCACCCGGGGTCCCGGCTGGGCAAAACCATCTCCAGAGCCCGTGAGGACAGAGGTTTCCTCCTGGAAGAGGTTCCCGGTCACCAGAGAGGCTCCTGGACATCAGATCTCCcgctctgtgtccccacagagAGTTCTGGGGTGTTGTTacctgctctgtgtccccactgAGGGTTTAGGGGTGTTGTCACCTTCTCTGTGTCCTTACAGAGAGTTTTGGGGTGTTGTCACCTTCTCTGTGTCCCTACAGAGAGTTTTGGGGTGTTGTCACCTGCTTGATGTCTCTACAGAGGATTTTTAGGGTGTTGTTCACCTGCTTGGTGTCCCCACTGAAGGTTTTTGGGGTGTTATCACCTGctgtgtgtttttggggtgttatCACCTTCTCTGGTTGGTTTATCTGCAGAACCAGCCTCAGACCAGGCCCATTTTGGGGCCAAAATCAGCTCTGAGCTCTCATCTGTAGGTGCACAGGGCCTGCGAGGTCCTTCAGCCTCCTCGGAGAAAACTCCAAGAGCTCCAAAATGGAACAGTTCCTCCCCAGATTTTCTCCTTCAGCCTCCTTGGACAAGGAGGTCCTTCAGCCTCCAACAGCTCCAGAAAGGAATGTTCCTCCCCGGATTCTCCTGGATCCAGCCCATTTATCCCAGATTCTCCTGGATCCAGCCCAGATATCCCAGATTCTCCTGGACATTCCCAATGACCATTTctcctgcagggccagcagagccaggagcagctgtcgGAGATGGAGAAGGCCATGGACGTCATCATCGACGTCTTCCACCAGTTCTCGCGCCGTGAGGGCGACAGGGACACCCTGACCAAGAAGGAGCTCAAGATGATGATTGACAAGCAGCTGGCCAATTACCTGAAGGTGAGGGGTTGGATTgtccccagggtttgggttcAGCCCCTTCCTACTCTGCTCTCCTGCCCAACCACCCCATCCCAAACGTCCTCCACGAAGGAACCCTCATCCCCTTCTCTGCAAAAATCAGaccaaaatctccttttccaCCTGGAAGCCACACcccaaaccctttttttttttttggtttggagCTCACCTTCCTAAAGGCAAAGGAAAATTTTGTCTACCCAGGGGAGAAACtcttgctctgctctcctgcccaACCACCCCATCCCAAATGTTCTCCATGGAGGAAACCTCACAGCTCTTATCCCTTTCTCTgcaaaaatcagcccaaaatctccttttcctcctggaagcCACACCACAAAcagcccccaaaaaaccccatttttttggTTCGGAGCTCACCTTCCTAAAGCCAAAGGAAAATTTTGTCCCCCCAGGGATAAACCAAGATTTTGCCCTCACTTTGTCCCCTCTTTCTCCTTCACAGCACGTGAAGAACAAGGCCACCATCGACCAGATCATGAAGGACCTGGACGTCAACAAGGACGCCCAGATCAGCTTTGGGGAGATGATGCTGCTGGTCACCcgtgtcacctgtgccacccaCGAGCACCTGCATGAGGTGGAGGaccaccagcaccagcaccagcaccagcaccagcaccaccactgAGGCAGCGCCTCCGGGCAAAATCCTGGAGTTTGGAGAAGCTTCCAGAGCTGAATCCAGCCTTAAaatcctccctctctccctcctcttcctcccagcgCCGTGGTTTTGCTGCCAAATAAAGATTTCCAAAGCTCTCCGGTGTCTCCGTggttttttctgggttttttctctcttttcctctcctaAATCCACCTTGGGGACTTTGGGACTTTGGGaccaccagcaccagcaccaccactgAGGCAGCGCCTCTGGACAAAATCCTGGAGCTCGGAGAAGCTTCCAGAGCTGAATCCAGCCTTAAAATcctccctctcttcctcctcttcctcccagcacCGTGGTTTTGCTGCCAAATAAAGATTTCCAAAGCTCTCCGGTGTCTCTGtgggtttttctgggttttttttctctcctttctcaccTTTGGGACTGGAAATTTGGGATtcaccccagcagctgctggtggctcTCAGAGGTTGGGGTTGCACCCAGGATTTGATGAATTTCCAGGCCAAAAACTCCCATTTTTTGGCCTGGAAATTCTGCACAGATGTCCCAAGGCTGAGCTCTGGtggtgggcaggagctgggaggaggatgagcacgaatttctgcagaaaaaccCTTTTTAGGGCATTTTTGCTCCACAGATGGTGGTGGACACTTTAAGTTTTGGGCTTAAAAACTTATTTGTGGACAAGAACATGAAACAACCCCAATCCCTCACCCAGAACACCCCAAAAAGGTGAATTAGTAATAATTAGCTGCTTTTCAGAGGGAGAAGCTGGCTGGGAGCTTCCCAAACCCTTTTTGgggcagaaaagcagcagagctgatttCCCAAGGGTGACTCAAAGCCCTGAAACCGCCCAGCTCCGGGAAGGAACCTTCCAGAAACTTCCCCAAAGCAGCAAGAGCTGAAGCAAGACGCAATTAATTAACACAAGGCACAATTAACACAAGACTTCCCCGGGTTTGCTTCACCCCCAGGTTGCTTCAGCTTCCTCTGGAGCTGGTTTTGACACACAAAATGTCAAATTCCTCCTAACGGGGTcaaagctgcagcaggagcagggagccctCAGCTCTGCACCCCCAAAAAACGAGGTGTTTTaaacatgtttatttttaagatttatttttaagatttatgtttaaaatttattttttaaatgtaataataaataataacaacaaaacccccaaataataataataaatattattattttatattataatacataatacactatattacatatattattatatcttatatattatatattataatattgttATAtcttatatattatatattataataatatataataatattatatataataatatcatatatcataatattatatataatattaatatataatattatctTAATATATAATATGAATGTGTTATCTTAAAGTATAATATAAGATAATATTACTttaatgtataatatataatataatactaaatcaattataatataatatatctaTTCTATTATATTATcttaatatataataaaatacaatgtgatatgatatgatatgatatgatatgatatgatatgatatgatataatataatataatataatataatataatataatataatataatataatataatataatataatataatataatataatataatataatacaacaattatttatttatttatttctgtatttatttatttatttatttattataataatcCCCTAATAAGATATAATCAGAATAATCCCCTAAAAGACTCCGGGATCCGGAGGCGAGCCCGGGCTCCTGGTGCCACCTGCTGGGATGTGACATCGCCAGGAGGCGACACTTGCAGAGGCCGCCAGGTCCTGCCTGAGCTGCCACCGCCAGGGGAGCGCCGACTTTGtccctcatccatggagaaatttCCTAAACTTCGAGGTAGACTGGAACCCATAAAAGTGTGAAATTACAGAGAGTGAGAAACTgaggtttttgggatttttagtatgcaagatggagggcacagggtgttgtcctgaATTTCCTCTTCatgtttcttcttcctccttcttcatgggtttgggtggtattttgtaattgggtgggaaaatcagcattttgggctctttgggatcagttattgggttaaaagggaaaataatccaggtgtcagctcttaattggatagtttagtgttacaagaccttggaacaagagattgttgggcATTTTGTGCCTCCTGATGAAAAACTGCTGAgctcacagtagtgagactgttttactgataagaaataataaacacaataataaacacttgagtccaaacatgaatttctgtctcaaatgccttcaatccagacccagagaaacccacagcTGGCACCCCCACAGTGAtgccccaaacccagcactgaagggaatcccaaaaaatcccccaaaagcTCCTGGGTTTCCCAAAGAGGGAGAGCAGCCAAGgccgctgcagctgccccaAAAGCAGCCAGGGACGTGCAGGGACTTGCTGCCTCTTGCCTCATcctgctggggaaggaaaatTTGGCTCCAGCCCGTGGCTCGATCCCATTTCCAACCCACCAAGGGGCGTGGGTGGCTCTGCAGGCGCTCCTGTCCCAGCCGCGGGGAGATGCTGAGGGAGATCTGCCCCTGTCTGGAGATCTCGGTGCCCGAGAGGGGCAcgccctgggcagggatgggatcctggcaatcctgggcaaagggagggatctgggcagccctgggcaaGGGGAGGGATCCGGGCAatcctgggcagggatgggatctgggcagccctgggcaaAGGGAGGGATCCGGGGcaatcctgggcaaggggagggatccgggcagccctgggcagggatgggatccgggcaatcctgggcaaagggagggatctgggcagccctgggcaaGGGGAGGGATCCGGGCAatcctgggcagggatgggatctgggcagccatgggcagggatgggatctgggcaatcctgggcaaggggagggATCCGggcagccatgggcagggatgggatccgGGCAatcctgggcagggatgggatccgggcaatcctgggcaaggggagggatctgggcagccctgggcagggatgggatcctggcaatcctgggcagggatgggatccgggcagccctgggcagggatgggatccgggcagccctgggcagggatgggatccgGGCAatcctgggcagggatgggatccgGGCAatcctgggcagggatgggatccgggcagccctgggcagggatgggatccgggcagccctgggcagggatgggatccgGGCAatcctgggcagggatgggatctgggcagccctgggcagggatgggatccgggcagccccacagctcctccGGGAGAgaatgagctgggctgggagtggcTGCAGCCCCCGAGCCTTTCCCGGGTCCTGGGGATGGATCAGAGCCTGATCCCAGATCCATCGGGGCAGGATCAGAACCTGAGCCTGGTTCCATTGGGGCAGGATCAGAACCTGATCCTGGATCCGTCAGGGCAAGATCAGAACCTGATCCTGGTTCCATTGGGGCAGGATCAGAGCCTGAGCCTGGTCCCAGATCCATCAGGGCAGGATCAGAACCTGACCCCAGATCCATCAGGGCAGGATCCCATGGTGATCCCAGATCCATCAGGGCAGGATCCCATGGTGATCCCACATCCATCAGGGCAGGATCCTGTGGTGATCCCCAGGTGTCCTCGCCGTGCCACCACTGCCGAACCCACAAACCCTTTGTGTTCTAGACAGAAAAACCCCATTTTAGGGGAtgagaaatgcagaattttaCGTGAGAAGGGGAACCCCTGGCTGGTGTTTTTGGGCACCCAAGGAGGTGCTTTGTCCCTGACCTACATCCACCTTtccaaggtgcctccagcccgtGCCCGGTGACATTTAGGACAGCCTAAAAATGAGATTAACCCCCCTTTTCCTGCAGCAATTCTCCTGGTCTGTGACGTTTTGTGGGTGAACCCACAA includes:
- the LOC129132261 gene encoding protein MRP-126-like, producing the protein MSKGQQSQEQLSEMEKAMDVIIDVFHQFSRREGDRDTLTKKELKMMIDKQLANYLKHVKNKATIDQIMKDLDVNKDAQISFGEMMLLVTRVTCATHEHLHEVEDHQHQHQHQHQHHH